From Anopheles arabiensis isolate DONGOLA chromosome 3, AaraD3, whole genome shotgun sequence, a single genomic window includes:
- the LOC120905103 gene encoding uncharacterized protein LOC120905103: MSLIATCILCQARLPFESSNSWILIRHLLDNHHPPEAMPLACNQNSNPPTKLTVPRCERSNQLVADDDSGEQEQRQDARAARSDRQKRPRNVLLGARKTVYKTTVTQWKPARFRVKCGECGGRFYPTIRNAASRISNGLGAACILSCWPFCFLPALFTTASKYHLHCSNCNAYLGLYDVERDCLKEGKA, translated from the exons ATGAGCCTAATTGCGACCTGCATCCTGTGCCAGGCTAGGTTACCGTTCGAGAGCTCTAACTCGTGGATACTGATACGTCATTTGCTGGATAACCACCATCCGCCGGAAGCTATGCCGCTAGCGTGCAATCAAAATTCGAACCCACCAACGAAACTCACGGTGCCTCGCTGCGAAAGATCAAATCAATTAGTGGCGGATGATGATTCGGGCGAGCAGGAGCAACGGCAAGACGCTCGGGCAGCCCGCTCAGATCGGCAAAAACGGCCGCGGAATGTGCTGCTTGGTGCGAGGAAAACCGTCTACAAAACTACCG TTACCCAATGGAAACCGGCCCGATTTCGTGTGAAGTGCGGGGAGTGTGGTGGCCGTTTCTATCCCACCATTCGTAATGCAGCGAGTCGCATATCGAACGGGCTTGGTGCTGCCTGTATCCTGTCCTGTTGGCCGTTCTGTTTTCTGCCCGCGCTGTTCACCACAGCGAGCAAGTACCATCTGCACTGCTCGAACTGTAACGCTTATCTCGGGCTGTACGATGTCGAGCGAGATTGCTTGAAGGAAGGAAAAGCCTGA